AATAAGAGCTGAAATACCTGGCGGATTTGACGAAGCTAGAGAACTCATGGGCGAAGAAGAACTATGTGTAGGCTATTACACTCAGCCGGAACTTATGAAAGATATTCTTGATACTATTTGTAACACTTCTTATCAAGTATTGGATAGAGTGAGCGAACATGTAACCATTGATAATCTATCTATACACGAAGATATGGCGGGAAAATCAGGCTCACTAATTGGACCTAATATCATCACAGAATTCATTAAACCTTATTATAGAAAAATCTGGGATATGCTATCTAATAAAGGGACTAGAATCTTCAGCCAAGACAGCGATGGTAATATGGAAGCTGTTATTGACGCTTTTCTGGATTGTGGTGTTACTGTAATGTATCCAGCTGAACCTGCCGCAGGTATGGATATTGTTCAGTTGAGGAAAAAATATGGCAACAGACTTGCCTTCAAAGGCGGTATTGACAAACATGTATTAAGACAAAGCAAAGAAGCTATCAGAAAAGAATTAGAATACAAAATGCAGCCACTTATGCAGCAAGGAGGAGTGGTATTTGGTTTAGATCATCGTATACCTAACGGTACTCCCCTTGAAAATTATATATATTACGTTAATACTGGTAGGGAAATTCTAGGCTTACCACCATTGGATGGTAAAAATAAAGGTTGGGACCGTATGGCATTCTAAAATGCCATACTTTTTTATTTATAATAATCATTATATAATATCACCCAATTTACTCCTTTGTCTTTATCGGCATCAAAATTATCAAATTTTATATATAGCTGTCCTTTTTTTACCCATGATTTATATTCTAGAACCTTGTCTCCTTCAAGAGGGGTCAGTATTATTTTGTTGATGAGATTAGGTGTAAAACTGATTTTATGACTTAGAACTGGAAATATGTAAACACCATCTATGAATTTATGGTCACCAAGATATTCTTTTCCTATTACCTGTTTGGTATCAGCTATGTCTTCCAGCATATTTGACATTAGTTTAGTCCGCTCTTTTTCTATAAAATTACGCAAATATTTTTTTATGGTAGTATAAGAGATAATAGAAAAAAGAGCAACCAGTAGACTTATTATAACAAAAAATGAACTGTATATGAATTTGATCGCATCATATATGACATTGATTTCTCCATACATCTTATTTATCAGTTCACCACTAATAATATTTAATATAAACATAAAAATCCCCCTTGTCCTTATAATATATTAAGAAACAAAAGGGATTAGAACTATAGATTATCAAAGGCTTTGCTCCTTATCTCATCTATACATGTCTTATTCAATTTTATATACTCTTCGTTACTTCTAAGATGCAAGTCCTTCTTAAGCTCTCTATCATCATTATCTATAAAACCACTATTAGGGCCATGACATCTTACAGCTTCTCTGGTCTTTTTATCGTATATAAGAAACATTTATTTCACCTTCTATTAGCTTGTTTCCTATATTCTCGCCAAAAATATGATAATCTAATCAATTATGTTTTTAGTGTTAGAAGCAATAATGAATCGAGTATATAATGATTTACCTTGCACCAGCTAAGATAACTGCTTGCCAGACTATGATATGGGACCATAATCCAACAGTTCATTACCCAAGTTGATGGTTCGTTCAACCATATATAATACTATACCAGCAATATATAACCTCTCGGCTATATATAACCAATATAAGCACTATATATGATTATTGCTCGGCACTATATGATTATACCTAGCCTCATTACAATCAAATAAATTCGACTATAATAAAACTATTGTTAACCACATAAAACCTTCCTTCCGACAGTATATAAGCTTGTACCTATATACTATCTTCAGTTGAATTGAATATACCTATATAAAGCATATTCAATTCTTAGCTCAACCATTATATACTCGATAATATTATAATGACCATTTAGCTTCTAATATATATTAGAAATTATTTCAAATAATTATATTTTATTACCTTCCAAATTTGAATAAATCTAATTCTGGTCTTTTATTGTTAAGGTATAAATCTTTTATCAACTGTCCACAAAGAATACCGTTGACAATACCATTAGAACCATATGCTAAAGCAAAATAGGTATTAGGCATCTGAGGATATTCTCCTATATATGGCAAACCATCTTTAGTTACACCAAATAGACCACTGAATTTATATTCAACCTCAATATCTTTTATATCTGGGAAAAATGCTTTGAGTTTTTCTAGGAGGATATCATATTTCTTAATAGAAACCGTATCTTCATTAGTTAGGTTTGACATCTTACTACTCTCTTTACCTACTTTTTCATCTTCTCCGCCTATTATGATTCTATTATCAGCTGTAGTCCTCAGATATATATAAGGATCATTATCATCTCTGAATATGCAGGTATTATGCCACCCATGAAATTCTTTTATTGGTTTTGTAACAAGGTTGAATGTTCTTGTCAAACTTACTACATCTTCTTTTATATACTTCTTGCTTTCATATCCTGCTGCCATAATGACTTTCTTTGCTCTTATGCTAAAATCGTTTGGAGTCCCTAATAATACATGGTCATCTTGGCAATTTATCTTATTGATTTCTGTGTTCTCATATATAGTAAGTCCATTTTTTACTGCTTCTTTTATTAGTGCATTAGTAAATTTGTATGGATTAATCAATGCCCCTCCTGATTTTGAATATACTCCTGCTTCAAGGGAAAAAGAAAACATATCTTTTGCACTATTCTTGTCTAAAAACTCAACGTCAAATCCGTATTTCTTTCTAATATCAAATTCTTGTTTTAATGGGGCAATATGTGAGGCATTGGATGTATAATATAAGCATTCCTTCAACTGGAAGTCACAATTATCTTCTAATGTGCTAACAATATCTCTTATATCAAAAACTGCTTTTTCACTGAGTTTAAAACATTCTACAGCCTGTTTTTCACCAATCATATGTGATAATCCCCATAGGTCAGTATCAACTTCATATTGTAATATGGCTGTTGATGCTCTTGTACTTCCATAACCTATGATGTTCTTATCCACTAAAACCGTATTTATACCTTCTTTAGTCAGATAGTAAGCAATAATTGCTGCTGTTACTCCACCACCGATTATAAGAGCATCACATTCAATATTTTCACTTAGATATGGGTATTTATTAGGTACTTTAGTTAGATTAGTCCAAATCATGTCACCTGCTACTAATTTCATAGTCTCATCTCCACAAAATATACTTTTTCTAACTCTATTATCTTCATAATGTTTTTTAATTATACCTACCCATCAATCCTTTTTCGTTTATATATCATGATGAAACCTGCAAAAGATATTATAATCCAAACTAATAGCACTAAGATATTCTGTTGACCTACAGAAAATATGTTTTCGTTATTTAACATCTTGTCCATCAATGATTGAGAATGATATGTAGGTAATAGTTTTGCTATATGTAATAATGTCTTATTGGCTACACCTAGAGTAGGAATAAAATAGAATAATAGGATAACCGGCATACTATTGGTTCCTGATGACATAACATTTTTGGAAAGAATTCCAATTATTGCACCTATCAATATCATGATAGTTGATATTAAAAAGGCTATTACAATATACATTGGTAAAAATTTATTAGGTGCTTGAATAATAAGGAATATACCTATATTAGTAATACCTACAAGGAGCCAAGTAACAATTGCTTTTCCAACTAGAAATTCTACTGGTGATACTGTTGAAAGCATAAGGGTTCTTAAGGTATTCTTCTCTTTTTCTTCAGCTATTAGCATTGCCATTGTCATTGGTGTAATCAATGCAGAATTCATGATGAATATTATTAATAATACTTGCATCCTAACCTCTTCTTTCGGTCCCATCATGCTAAAAAATATTGCACCTACCAAAGGTATCAGACTAACTACAAATACATTTACATTCCTAAGCAAATCTTTTATTTCTTTTAAAACTAATGTATTAATTCTTTTCATGGAAAATCCCATTATAATTCCCTCCCTGTCAAACTTAAAAATATCTCTTCTAGATTAGGTTCATTTGAATGAATAGTCAGCAATCTATCTTCTGACATCCATCTTCTTATCTTATCTAATCCATCTGTATCTTTTCTAACAGTAACTTTTTCACTATTACCTTTTAATAACACTTCTATAGATTCCTTGGCATATCGTAATTTCAATTTTTCTGGATTACCTACCTCAACTATCTCTCCATTATTCAAAAAGGCTACACGATTACATAATTTATCTGCTTCTTCCATTCTATGGGTTGTCAAGAATATTGTTGTCCCCTCTTTATTCAGTTCAAGAAGTAATTTATGTATCTCATTAGCAGTTCCTGGGTCAAGTGCTGATGTTGGCTCATCTAAAAAAAGTAGTTTTGGTTTATGTATGAATGTTCTTGCCAGCATAAGTCTTTGTTTCATCCCTCTGGATAACTTTTTCACTACTTTCTTTTTATCTTTTAACAAGTCAACTCTCTCCAATATTATGTCAACTTGTTTTTTATCTACATTATATAAATCTGCAAATATCTTAAGGTTATCTTGTACTGAAAGTCTTTCATATACTCCACTGTTATCTGACAGGATACCTATTTGTTGAAATATATTGTTTTTTATTGATTTGATATTATTACCAAACAATCTTACTTCTCCACTAGATGGTATCAGCTGAGCTGTTAATATTTTTATAGTAGTAGTTTTTCCTGCTCCACTTGGACCAAGAAATCCAAAAATTTCACCTTGTTCTACCGAAAAATTAATTCCTTTTAATACCCTGTTTTGTTTAAAATGTTTCTCAATGTTATTCATTTCTATAATTTTTTCCATCAATATTGCTCCTTTCTGTAACTAAGCACATTATGCCAGATTACTGGGCTTAGCACTATAAATATGCTGTGAAAGGAGTAATATTATTGCTGAAATATGCATTTTTCAGGTTAAAATTTCAATGTTAAAGGCTGAGTGGAGTATATAATTCTCTGAATGGATCTAATTATAGATTAAGTATCTGCTTCAATTCTTCCATTCTTCCTTTTGACAATGGTATGGAACTTTTATTCTTATCATCCAATATGAGACTGTAACTATTTCTTGTCCACGTGATGACTTCTCTTACTCTCTGAAGATTAACCAAGTATGATCTATGACATCTAAAAAATCCTATATGTTTTAATCTTTCTTCCAAATTGCTAAGTGTCAATGAACATTGAAATTTTTCTGTTCCTACATTTATATAACAACATCCATCAAGAGTTTCTATATAATTAATCTCCATAGGATTAAATAATATTATCTTATCATCTATCTTAGTTGGTATTTTATCTATTTTTATATTAGGTAATTCTATTTCGTTTGTTTCTTTGCTTTCTGTTTCTTTTTGTATTTCATCTGGTACTTCTTTTTGATTATCTTTTCCATTGTCAATTTCGCTTTCTATAGGTTTCAATCCATTCTCATTCAATGTATAAGAATCTCCATCTAATAGAATGGTATCTTCCAGAGCTATAGAAAAAGCTAATATGGTTATTCCTAATGATTTCATATGGATTATATTTTCTCTAATGATACGATTACTCTGTCGGTCAAGATTAAGGGTAGGTTCTTGAATCAATAATATATTGGGCATACTAATAAAAGCTCTTGCAAAACTTACTCGTTTTTTTTCAGAGTAAGTAAGAGAACCTATTTTGTTTTTAGCAATGTCCAAC
The window above is part of the Vallitalea guaymasensis genome. Proteins encoded here:
- a CDS encoding ABC transporter ATP-binding protein, with translation MEKIIEMNNIEKHFKQNRVLKGINFSVEQGEIFGFLGPSGAGKTTTIKILTAQLIPSSGEVRLFGNNIKSIKNNIFQQIGILSDNSGVYERLSVQDNLKIFADLYNVDKKQVDIILERVDLLKDKKKVVKKLSRGMKQRLMLARTFIHKPKLLFLDEPTSALDPGTANEIHKLLLELNKEGTTIFLTTHRMEEADKLCNRVAFLNNGEIVEVGNPEKLKLRYAKESIEVLLKGNSEKVTVRKDTDGLDKIRRWMSEDRLLTIHSNEPNLEEIFLSLTGREL
- a CDS encoding NAD(P)/FAD-dependent oxidoreductase → MKLVAGDMIWTNLTKVPNKYPYLSENIECDALIIGGGVTAAIIAYYLTKEGINTVLVDKNIIGYGSTRASTAILQYEVDTDLWGLSHMIGEKQAVECFKLSEKAVFDIRDIVSTLEDNCDFQLKECLYYTSNASHIAPLKQEFDIRKKYGFDVEFLDKNSAKDMFSFSLEAGVYSKSGGALINPYKFTNALIKEAVKNGLTIYENTEINKINCQDDHVLLGTPNDFSIRAKKVIMAAGYESKKYIKEDVVSLTRTFNLVTKPIKEFHGWHNTCIFRDDNDPYIYLRTTADNRIIIGGEDEKVGKESSKMSNLTNEDTVSIKKYDILLEKLKAFFPDIKDIEVEYKFSGLFGVTKDGLPYIGEYPQMPNTYFALAYGSNGIVNGILCGQLIKDLYLNNKRPELDLFKFGR
- a CDS encoding LytTR family transcriptional regulator DNA-binding domain-containing protein, which translates into the protein MNILKFEGVSKEDKNTTLIDDIYFTLDKGQSIAIKCTEEIALTIMDMILGNMIPSKGSILLEDMTPKEYIKTNKQNIAVIYKEEGFYERLNIIDYLKFFHGLYDSDTDLEDVMARFALLDIAKNKIGSLTYSEKKRVSFARAFISMPNILLIQEPTLNLDRQSNRIIRENIIHMKSLGITILAFSIALEDTILLDGDSYTLNENGLKPIESEIDNGKDNQKEVPDEIQKETESKETNEIELPNIKIDKIPTKIDDKIILFNPMEINYIETLDGCCYINVGTEKFQCSLTLSNLEERLKHIGFFRCHRSYLVNLQRVREVITWTRNSYSLILDDKNKSSIPLSKGRMEELKQILNL
- a CDS encoding uroporphyrinogen decarboxylase family protein is translated as MRWTREEYIELLTFGDVKRQMFVELFGPLIGLEDEWHKQGATQDQIDMIGFDWDYVPKISCGGNTFRISNLTPKIIEETSEHIIQTDTLGRTTKLCKGKATIPLPLDYPVKDMDSWLKIKPMYEFSEDRIDWNAVEAAKKAQKQGILIRAEIPGGFDEARELMGEEELCVGYYTQPELMKDILDTICNTSYQVLDRVSEHVTIDNLSIHEDMAGKSGSLIGPNIITEFIKPYYRKIWDMLSNKGTRIFSQDSDGNMEAVIDAFLDCGVTVMYPAEPAAGMDIVQLRKKYGNRLAFKGGIDKHVLRQSKEAIRKELEYKMQPLMQQGGVVFGLDHRIPNGTPLENYIYYVNTGREILGLPPLDGKNKGWDRMAF
- a CDS encoding ABC transporter permease, producing MGFSMKRINTLVLKEIKDLLRNVNVFVVSLIPLVGAIFFSMMGPKEEVRMQVLLIIFIMNSALITPMTMAMLIAEEKEKNTLRTLMLSTVSPVEFLVGKAIVTWLLVGITNIGIFLIIQAPNKFLPMYIVIAFLISTIMILIGAIIGILSKNVMSSGTNSMPVILLFYFIPTLGVANKTLLHIAKLLPTYHSQSLMDKMLNNENIFSVGQQNILVLLVWIIISFAGFIMIYKRKRIDG